Within Thermoplasmataceae archaeon, the genomic segment GAATCTGCTTCAGATAAGGTTCCAGGTCTATGTCGCTTAAATTTTCAATTTCTTTATCTTCCATGGTAATCACCTCAAAGTACTCCTCTGATTGCGGCCGAGAAGTATGTCTCTGTTGACGTCATATTCACGATATAATCCGTGAAGCTACCGTAAGAGGCTAGGACTGGTCTGCTGTAATTGGAGAAAACCGTGACAGATCTCTGCTTACCCACCAGGACGGAGGAAACTAATGACCCATCATAACGGGCTTCGTAGTAGGATCCGGAGATCCTGTGGGCAATGATCTTTGCAAGGTAGGCTGCCTGGTTAAGAGAAGCGCCAAGGCACTTTGACACTTTGAGATCAGTACATTCGCCTATGGCGAAGATACTTTCCTGTCCAAGTACATTCAGCCGATCAGGGTCTACAGCAACAAATCCATCCTTTGACGATATTTTGGAGGCAGTCAGAACTTTTTCTGGTTTAAACGGGGGGGAAAGAATAAGTAAATCATATTTAATAGCCTTTCCGTCCACAGCCTGAAGTTCTTTATTCTTCGAACTAATTCCATTTACCTCGAAATCACGATAAATTTCAAATCCCAAGGACTCTAGCTCTTTATCAAAAGCCAATGTGACGGAATCACCGCCCTCTGAAACAAAACTGAATTTTGTATTTGCAACAAATCCTCTCTCTGCAGCGAGTTCTCTGAACAGAAAAGCAAATTCATACATCAGGAATTTGTCAATCCTGGTGCCCGGAGAGTTTGCTATCACAACATTGCCGCCATTGAATTTGTTTATTGTTTCGCGAAGATCAATCGTACCAGCAAGGTCTTGAAAGTTCATAGCTTCACCAACGTAACCTGGAACACCTTCCGGGAAAGGTCTACCTCCAAGCGCAATCACCAGATAATCAAAATCATACGCCTTGCCGGATTTTACAGATACATTCTTATTGGCAGTGTCAATGGCGACAGCTTCATCTGAAATATAACTGATCCCGTAGTTAATCAAGAATTTCGTTTTTTTCACGCTTTTCCTGTAGTTTTTCAACCCAAAAACTATCTGTGGGCCATCTTCCTTGAGAAAGTGATCGGGGGTGTTCCCTATGATTACAATTTCCACTTCTCTCTCATCTGTAAGCATTCTGACTTTGTTAGCCAGTGAGATTCCTGAAGCACCGTCACCTATGACTATCAACCTTTTCCTAATAACCAACTGCTATCATCCTCGAGATAATATTACATCTTTCCTAAGATTCTTTTCCTTACAGTATCAATTACCCATAATCTGCTTCAATGGTTATGGTGGTAGAAGGATCGACTATCTGAACCCCTTGAATATCAAGTATTCATCAAGAATGTCTTGTAATTCTACCATTAGGCTTTCCTTGATACCTTTATTCATTAAATTGCTTTCGGCGATCTTCGCGCTTATCACTATCGCATTGCTGTGTACAGCCATATAAAGATCGTAAAGCTCAATGTTCAGGGCAGAGTACTTAGTCTGGAGTGAAGAAAGCTCTGCACTGAGGTTTCTGTGGTCATAGTACAGGCTTAACAATTCATTAATATCACTTTCGTATCTCTCATAATTCTCTAGTATTGCAGTAATTGTACTCATTTCCTCTCCCTTGAAAATTTCTCTCAGAGCAGTAATCTTCGTCTGATCGATCAATTATCCCTTCAGCTCCCTGATAATCTGTTTTGACTTTTCAAGATCTCTAAGAAGTTGTTCTCTTCGGAGGGTGTTATGTTCCACAATCGGCCTCATGTCCGCAATATCCCGCAAAATCTCAGATTTAATTGCCTTCAAGTAGGCAATTTCTCTTTGAATTCGCTCTGAGACAGGATCGCTCATGTTTTCATTTGCTAAATCTCCAAGGGTATTTGTACTTTCTGAAAACATTAGGGTGTGGTGATCCGTATTCCGGCGGGAAAATTATAATATGTACCGATCTATCATGAGCGAGGTCATTATGAGCGATATGCTTGCTGAGGTTGAAATCTCAAAGGATGGGGAAGTTTACTATGCAAAGATCACTCTGCCGACAGGAGAGGTCATTACGCTTGAAAACGAAGATTTTGAGGAGGTTCTTGAACAGGTTGCCAATGATCTTCAGGACCGCTTTAGTACGTAAGCGGGGATGGCCCAGTGGTACGGCGGCAGCCTGCTAAGCTGTTTCTCTATGAGAGCGAGGGTTCGAATCCCTCTCCCCGCGCGTTGTATTTTTTCAGCGAATCTTTCAGTTTTAATATTAAAACGTCCTTTCTTTATATACTCAAACTTATTTCCCACGACCCTGTAATCGAACATCGGAAGCCCTGTAAAGAAGCCACAAGATCAATGCAAAAGCGCCCAAACCGAAAAGAAAAGGTAAAATCATAATCTCTTCGCCTCTTTCTGCATTTCTCTTCCTTGATTATTTTCCTCATAATTCAAAGGATTCATACGATACTCCTCTTCTTCAATCTCTTCCGGGTCTCTTCTTTTGACCTCTTGACTTCCTAATCCCTTCGGTCTTTTTTACCTGAATTCTTTTCCCACGTTGCTATACTGTCCACTCCCCTGAGCAATATATCAAAGTCATCAGGATAGAGGAAATGCCTCTAAAGGCTGTCTGTCTGTTCGCTGTGGACCTTGCTCAGGACCTTCGCAATAACATTGAATTGCACGGATATCTTGTCCTTGAAGAACATCTCGTATTCCTCTTTCCTTTTTTCCTTTTCATCACCTATTTCCTGCTGTGGAATGTCAACCACCGGATTCCTCATGTGGGAAAGAATGGCCATGATATCCTTCTGGATTGACTCCAGCTCGGACAGGTTGACCCGTGTCCTATTCATCTGTTTGTCGCCATTTTCTGCTGCATGCTTGACTGCATTCCTGATTGATTCCACGATGCCTGGAAGAGTTGTGATCGCCCTGAATTCATTCATCTTCTTAAAAATCAATCAAGCTGAAAACGATGAAGCTGGTTTTGGTAAACTAAATATTTCAGGCAATATTGTTCCTCTATTCGATATATGACATTATCTAATTTGGCAGACGTCGCCGTGAGACAGATTCACATACATTTATATACTACTATCTACATATTACTGCAACATGACTGAAATGGAAGAAGTCGCGGAAAAGTCTGATAAGAAATTGAGACCCGCCTAAACACTTGGGACCTCCTCTTTTTGAGTCTGGGAGGGATCATAGGTTCTGGCTGGTTGTTTGCTGCCTACAGTGCGTCTTCGATAGCCGGACCTGCAGCCATACTTTCATGGATTATAGGCGGGGTGATAGTGCTCATCATAGCCATGAACTATGCGGAACTTGGGGCTATGATACCTAGGTCCGGTGCTATTGTGAGATACGGACAGTATTCACACGGGAACATGGCTGGATATTTTATGGCGTGGGCTTATTTTCTGTCCGCAGTGTCTGTTCCTGCTATAGAAGCTGAGGCCGTAATTGAATACGCAAACCCGTATATTTCTGGTGGAACGCTCCTTTACAATAATGTAGTTCTACAACCAATAGGCATATTCTTCGCAGCATTGCTAATGGTACTTTTCTTTTTCCTGAATTACTGGGGAATTAGAGTAATGGGAAAAACAAACTCTGGTATGACATGGTGGAAAATGATCCTACCTTTGATAACTATATTGCTTCTTATAACGGTAAGATTCAATATTGCAAACTTCTTTACTATTCAGACGGGCACCACTGGATCTGGATTCATGCCTTACGGCTTCGCTCCTGTAATGGCGGCAGTTGCCACATCTGGAATTGTATTCTCTTTCCTGGGCTTCAGGCAGGGTCTGGATTATGGCGGCGAAACAAAAACTCCTCAGAAGTCCATACCTATTGCGACAATCGGTTCGGTGCTTATCGGATTGCTTATCTATGTGTTGCTTCAGGTCGCGTTCGTTGGGGCAATTAATTTCACCAATCTTGGGATACCGCAGGGTGCGTGGGGCTCACTTTCATCCCTATCAAGTAGCACCCTATATCCGCAAATTGGCTATCTCAATTCTGCTCCGTTCGCATCCATAGCGTCATCAGTCGGTCTGGTCATGCTGACCTATGTGCTGTTTGCTGACGCATATGTATCGCCGAGCGGTACGCTCAGCGTGTACCTGGGCACATCAATGAGAACTCTTTACGGAACTGCAACGCTTGGGTATTTGCCAAAATCGCTGATAAAAGTGGATGAAAAGAGAAGAATTCCTGTATTGCCGTTAGTAATATCGCTGATTGTGGGAATTATATTCTTTGCTCCATTTCCGAGCTGGTATAAGCTGGTAGGATTCATAACCAGCGCCACTGTCTTCACTTATCTGATAGGCGGGCCTGCTCTAAGATCGCTGCGAAGAAACGCCAAAGATCTCAAGAGGCCGTTTAACCTTCCAGGGTCTGCCATACTGGCTCCACTGGCATTCATAGGAGCATCTCTCATTGTTTACTGGTCTGGATGGCCACTGGTAGGAGAGCTTGCGATTGCCATATACCTTGGTCTCATAGTATATGCTGTATTCTATTTCACGAAGAAGAAGGACGATATTTCTAGGAAAGGCATTCACTCGTCTAAGTTCATCAAAGCTGGGCTATGGGTCCCTGTGTACATACTTGTGCTTTCACTGGAATCGTTCCTGGGAGAAACGGCTTACGGTGGATATAATTATGTTCCGTATCCGTATGATATACTGATGGTGATAGTTGTGGCAATAGCCTTCTACTTCTGGGCAGAGCACAGTGGAATAAGGACAGAGGAAATCCAGGAAATCGTTACTCTTGATTCACAGTATCTTCAGCCTGAGGATGAACCTTTCAAAACTGGTGGAGGGGAGTAAGATGAATAAATATGTTACCGGGGCTTTGATTGGTATTGCCATAGGTGTGGTTGGGCTTGGTCTGCTAATTTATCAGACACTGATTACACCCCCTATTCCGAATTATGGGCTGAATGTATCAGAAATTCCGCCAGCTGGAATCCTGTACGCATTGATTTTCGCGGTGGGAGTAATAGTTGCCATAGCCATGGCCAGCCTCAACTCTCCGACAAGGCCAAACAAGAAATAAACCAAATTATTTTTTTTTAATTTTTCCCAATTCCTCTTTTTAATTTTTTTTCGAAAACGAACTATTGCGATTATAGAAGACGCAAACTTCACAAAGTTTTCAACGACGTAAATAGTTTATTTACCATTATTTTTGTTCATTCTAGTAACAAGAACTCTTATGGGCAGGAAATTTAGATTCAGTTCAAGCGATTCAGAAGGTCCAACAATAATTCCAATCGAAATTCCACTTCTTCTTGCTAATTGACGAAGTATGTGGAAAAGAACGTATGAAGCCAGCTTATGTGAAAACTTTTATCTAAAGATTTCTATGTATCGAACGCTTCGAAAAATAGTGCCACGGAGAATAAAGTTATACAAGGCAAACGAGAGAAGCAAATAGTTATGGTTCCAATCGTGAACGAGTCAAAAAAACTCTTATAATAATTTTAAATTACTCACCGTGGAAGAGTTTTCATCGGAAACATCCGATTATCTTAAGAAAAAGTTTGATCAATGGAAAAAGAGCGACGGAACAGTTGGAAAACACGTGGGTGTCTTGGGGGCAAGAAATAGATTGGCTATAGAGTTTCGCAAGGATTTTGAGAGTGCTCTTCAGCCTGTATGCAGAGATCTAAAGTCATTGGGGTATGACCAGTCTAGGAATGGAATTTTAAGACTTCTCGGTGAAGGTCTAAATTCCAGCCTTCCATTCCTTGGTGATGCTGATATAGTACTTGGCGCCCTTATCGATTCCTGCTCACTTAGAAAGCGGAAAGGTAGAATAGAGAGGTGGTAGCGGAAGCGTTTTCTATTGATTCATGAATACCATTCATAGGAATCTGGTCGTGAAAACATGGTTAAATCAGGGCCTACTGCAAAACAGATTGAATATATTGAAAGGCTAATAAATGAGGATACAGCGAGGAACGATGTAATCGTGGCATACCTGAATACCCAGAAAGCTTCAGATATAAAGGATCTTTCCGTAAAGTCAGCTTCTGAACTCATTGATCGGCTGAGAGGGATGAACCCTAAAAATAATACGGTCGCAGTAAATGTCACACGACCCGCATCCCCTAAACAGATATCGTATATTGAAAGCCTTCAGAGAAGTGAAGAATCAAGATCGTATGTGAGCGATTTTCTTCAAAGGGCAAGGAAGAAATCCTTGGCCGAGATCGATTCAAGTGAGGCTTCGGATCTAATTGATTATCTAAAGCCTCTAAGCGGAACAGAGAAGCGTGATTACGGGGATGTACCCGCGACAGAGAAGCAGCTTAAGTTCATCCGGCATCTGCAAAAATCATCGCCAGCAAAGAATGAGGTGGAAAGTGCACTTAAGAGACTTAGGAAAAAAAGCATCGAAGAGTTGGCGGTCAATGAAGCCAGTGATCTTATTACGGCATTGAGAGTTTTAAAATGACGCTGGCTTCAAAATAGTTTGGTTTTCCCTCATTGCTTGGACGTTGAGTTCGATCTGGCCGGCCCAGTCTCCCTCTTGTTCCAGATGATGGTCATGAAACCACCGATTATTCCTATTATAGAGCCTGCGATTAGTCCTCCGGAGGTACCATACCAACTTCCTAGAGAAAGCAGAATTATAATGGTTCCAAGTATCATGTGTTTCCCTGGATAAAACAGCAAAAGCACGGACGAAACTATGATGCCTGCACCCCAGCCAATTCCTATCAGTCCAAAATAGTAAAAACCCAGAAACACGAGATATACCCCAACGGAAAGAACCACCAGGCCCGCAACTAGTGATACCAGTGAGGAATCCAGAATTGATTTTTCAACCCTCGGCATTATCTGCAGATGTAAACCAGGATAATAAAGAATAACTTCCCCCCAAATGAGGGGCCCTCCTTAGAGGGCTGAGGTGTCTACTGCAGCGTTATAGATTTCGAGTTGAACGCAACCGGTGCGTTAAAGTCGATCAGAGCCGGAGTCCCCGCCTCTGGCGTAATCTGTCCAGAGACCTGCATTCCCTGAGTTATGTTTGTCCCGAAAGCATTGGTGACATTCAGGGCAATGATAGCCTGATCATCTCCGGATATTGTGGGGAAATTCGCGGTAAGTCTTCCAGTCGGGTTGAAGTATGCAATCACCCCGAAATTTGTGGCATCATGCTTCGCGCTAGAGAGGTTGCTCCATATCCCTAGGCCAAACAGGTTAACAGTTCCGCTCTGCGACACGTCATTGAAGAGGGAACTGTTGTAGACTAGCACTGAAGTATCACCATTGATCGATAGACTTATACTGACATTACCCAGGTTTACCGATGAGGCGCCGGATAGCGGTGCAACAAATATAGCAAGGAACTTAACTCCCCCAGCCGCTGGTGGATTTGCACTGTCATACCCTATTATCTGCTTAACTGCAATTCCTCCTGAAACCTGGTCGATTGTCGTGGTGCCCGTTTGGGTGGCCTTAAGCTCCAGGACCGATACTGTGTGAAGCAGAACAGTTGCAGCAACTGCTGCTACCAGGACCATTGCTATGAATATAATCAGAACTCCGATACCTGTTTCGGATTTGACATCCGACTTAAGGCTGAAATATTTCCTGAGTAACTTTTTTAAAGTCACCAAGGTTTTACTCATGTTCATTAGCACTCCTTTACTTTGTCTGGTACTAGTGTATATGACTAGGTTTGTATTTAAACAAAAAACGTTAAGAATGCGAAATTTTTCGTGATAACACACCTCAAGGGGTTAAAGTTTCCCATACATATGTTCAGATGTATGATGGTGACCTAGAGTGTATATGTGAACTGGCAAAAAACCGTTTTATCTCTTTTCTAGAATGGCATCTGAAGGTAATGTTAAGTACAGATGACAAGAGATTCATACTGCAGAGCGTTGAAGGAGGCTATAAGGTAAGAGATCTGGCAAGGATGTTCTCCGTCACGCCAAGAAGGATACAGCAGATTATCAGGGAAGGCAATTCCGCCACCGGAGAAAGGAGAAAGGAATCTATCATGCCTGAAAGTACAGCAAAGGAAATTGAGGATCTCTGGAATTCGTACAAGATAGGATCAAGAACCATTTTTTACCTGCTAAAGAGCAAGGGAAGGGACATCTCATATTATCAGATATACAATTACATGAGAAGCCGTAACATGATCCGTAATCGCAGGCCGGGCACCACCCAAGGGCGTGAAATGTCCCTTGAACCACCTTTCAACACACTCTTCATGGACTATCACCAGAGCAGTATGGACTCACCATATGCCCTCATATGCATTGACATGTCCACAAGGAAGGTTCTTTCTCTTATTGAATCCCGGAAGATAACTAAGGAACTGGTTGAATCTACGGTGAATTCAATAGCTTCCATGGTGGACAAAAACAGGCTCAAAATCAATCGCCTAATTCTTAGGGATGGAGTCCTGAGCGTTCTGTATGGAGCTACGGACCTTAAATATACTATACAGAAAGTCGGTGTGGATAATGTCGAAACCGACAGATCCGGAAGCAAATTCCATCTTTCCCTCTCAAGATTCTGGCAGAACTACGATAGATTCAGGTGGACATTCAGCAAGCCCGAGAGTTTTGTATTCTGGTACAATAACAGGCCAATAATGAGATTCGAGAATAAGGTTACCACCCCTGAGCAGATCATGGAGCAGTACCTCGTTGAGAGGAAACCGCCTCTTAATATACAAAGGAAGTCTTGATATCTTTACGAAACGGCAATAGTTTCTCGCTCTATCTTTCTTTTTAATCATCTTCACGCGCAGGGGAAGAGAGTGAGATGCAGGCCTCGTGAACTTCCCGGCAGATATCGGTTACAGACTTTTCAACGCCAAAAATCCGGAAATAAAGGTCACGGTCAGGAATGATCGCTTTATTCGATTCGCTTTCATAATCCACAATGAACATAAGTTTGCCTCTGGATGAAAACTTGAGGATCAATTCCTCCATTCCCTTTCCCATTATGTCCAGTGATCTCCTTGTAAGGATCACAAAGTTGGTATCCGCTGAGATTGAATCTATTTCATGAATCAACGCATCAGTTCCCCTGCTATCTCCGTCTACAAGAACTCTCCTGACCAAGAGACCGGTCTTCCATATGTTGTACGCAAGCCCATACATGGAAAACTCTTCTTCGATGACAAGTATCTTTACTTCCCGGTCAGCGACCCGGTTAAAAGGTTTCCATACTATGCCTTCAGGGGTGCTGAAGCTGATAAAGCTTGACCCGTAAACTTTAGCCAGGGTTTCGCTCGTAAATATCTTCGAAGGGTAGCCCTGATCAACTACCTTGCCATCTCTTAGCAGTATCACGCGGTTGCAGATTCGGCGGAGTATGTTCAGATCGTGTATAACGACTATGACAGTTTTCCCAAGTTTCTTTAGGTCAGTTATGAGATCCAGTATCCGGATTTCCTTATCGACATCCAGAAAAGTGGTTGGTTCGTCAAGCATAATTATATCCGTACCTTGATATAGAGCTCCTGCAATCATCACAAGGCGTCTTTCTCCGCCACTTAAAGCTTCGAACTTGCGTACACCCAGGTGTTCGATGCCGCAGAGCCTCAGTGATTCCGCGATCCTGCCTCTATCAGGTCGAGTATCATACCTGGACATGGATACTATGTCCTCAACTGTAAAATTCATCGGCGTGGGCGTTTCTTGTTGAACAACGGATATGGATCGCGCCACTCTGGTACTTTTCATCTGCCTGAGATCTTCTCCGTCTATTAGCACAGCCCCTTGAAGGGGTCTGAGATATCCGTACAGAATCTTGAGAAGAGTGGACTTTCCCGAACCGTTGGGGCCGCCTATACCGGTGATGCCACCTTCTTCTATAAAGAGGTTGTCAACATTCAGCCTGAATGACTGATTTAGGTACTCAAGGTCTTTGGCTTCAATTTTCATAGTTGCCACTTGCCATCCTCCGGAGCAGGTATAGAAAGAACGGTATCCCTATCATTCCTGTCACTATGCCCACTGGTATCACTTCTCCCCTCAATAGCGTGTTAGCAATGTCATTGGCGATTAAAAGATATAGCCCCCCAAGTAGTGCGGAAGCAGGAACTACAATCCGGTTGGATCCACCGAAAAGAAGCCTACATATGTGAGGGATCAGCAAACCCACAAATCCAATAAGGCCGCTGATGGATACCGCAGCAGAGACACTGAGCGTGACAAGAGCGAGAAGGATGCCCTTTGTTTTCTCAACCGGGACTCCAATAGAATGTGCATAGGCTTCCCCAAGTTGGAAAGCATTAAGTTGGCCGCTCATGGCCCACTCTGCTATGAATGCTAATAACATCACAATTGCCACTGGACCCAACTCACTCCAGGTTATTCCCTGAAAAGAACCCATAAGCCAGAAAAAGGCGGTTCCAGCAAGTTTTATGTTAGAGTAAATCAGCAAACCAACAATCGAGGAAATGAAAAAAGACACCGAGATACCGGTCAAGAGGAGGAATGTTGGTGGGGTTTTCCCTTCACGGAATGAGAAAATATACACGATGAATACTACAATCAGTGAAAAAATGAATGCCATAGCTTGTATTGAGAAGAGCCCGAAAATAGTTATTGAAAGCACTATGGCTGAAACTGCTCCAAGTGCAGCTCCACTTGATATGCCTATAATGTAGGGCTCGGTGATGGGAT encodes:
- a CDS encoding FAD-dependent oxidoreductase, yielding MVIRKRLIVIGDGASGISLANKVRMLTDEREVEIVIIGNTPDHFLKEDGPQIVFGLKNYRKSVKKTKFLINYGISYISDEAVAIDTANKNVSVKSGKAYDFDYLVIALGGRPFPEGVPGYVGEAMNFQDLAGTIDLRETINKFNGGNVVIANSPGTRIDKFLMYEFAFLFRELAAERGFVANTKFSFVSEGGDSVTLAFDKELESLGFEIYRDFEVNGISSKNKELQAVDGKAIKYDLLILSPPFKPEKVLTASKISSKDGFVAVDPDRLNVLGQESIFAIGECTDLKVSKCLGASLNQAAYLAKIIAHRISGSYYEARYDGSLVSSVLVGKQRSVTVFSNYSRPVLASYGSFTDYIVNMTSTETYFSAAIRGVL
- a CDS encoding APC family permease translates to MSLGGIIGSGWLFAAYSASSIAGPAAILSWIIGGVIVLIIAMNYAELGAMIPRSGAIVRYGQYSHGNMAGYFMAWAYFLSAVSVPAIEAEAVIEYANPYISGGTLLYNNVVLQPIGIFFAALLMVLFFFLNYWGIRVMGKTNSGMTWWKMILPLITILLLITVRFNIANFFTIQTGTTGSGFMPYGFAPVMAAVATSGIVFSFLGFRQGLDYGGETKTPQKSIPIATIGSVLIGLLIYVLLQVAFVGAINFTNLGIPQGAWGSLSSLSSSTLYPQIGYLNSAPFASIASSVGLVMLTYVLFADAYVSPSGTLSVYLGTSMRTLYGTATLGYLPKSLIKVDEKRRIPVLPLVISLIVGIIFFAPFPSWYKLVGFITSATVFTYLIGGPALRSLRRNAKDLKRPFNLPGSAILAPLAFIGASLIVYWSGWPLVGELAIAIYLGLIVYAVFYFTKKKDDISRKGIHSSKFIKAGLWVPVYILVLSLESFLGETAYGGYNYVPYPYDILMVIVVAIAFYFWAEHSGIRTEEIQEIVTLDSQYLQPEDEPFKTGGGE
- a CDS encoding DUF6114 domain-containing protein, whose protein sequence is MPRVEKSILDSSLVSLVAGLVVLSVGVYLVFLGFYYFGLIGIGWGAGIIVSSVLLLFYPGKHMILGTIIILLSLGSWYGTSGGLIAGSIIGIIGGFMTIIWNKRETGPARSNSTSKQ
- a CDS encoding flagellin — protein: MSKTLVTLKKLLRKYFSLKSDVKSETGIGVLIIFIAMVLVAAVAATVLLHTVSVLELKATQTGTTTIDQVSGGIAVKQIIGYDSANPPAAGGVKFLAIFVAPLSGASSVNLGNVSISLSINGDTSVLVYNSSLFNDVSQSGTVNLFGLGIWSNLSSAKHDATNFGVIAYFNPTGRLTANFPTISGDDQAIIALNVTNAFGTNITQGMQVSGQITPEAGTPALIDFNAPVAFNSKSITLQ
- a CDS encoding IS481 family transposase, producing MLSTDDKRFILQSVEGGYKVRDLARMFSVTPRRIQQIIREGNSATGERRKESIMPESTAKEIEDLWNSYKIGSRTIFYLLKSKGRDISYYQIYNYMRSRNMIRNRRPGTTQGREMSLEPPFNTLFMDYHQSSMDSPYALICIDMSTRKVLSLIESRKITKELVESTVNSIASMVDKNRLKINRLILRDGVLSVLYGATDLKYTIQKVGVDNVETDRSGSKFHLSLSRFWQNYDRFRWTFSKPESFVFWYNNRPIMRFENKVTTPEQIMEQYLVERKPPLNIQRKS
- a CDS encoding ABC transporter ATP-binding protein encodes the protein MKIEAKDLEYLNQSFRLNVDNLFIEEGGITGIGGPNGSGKSTLLKILYGYLRPLQGAVLIDGEDLRQMKSTRVARSISVVQQETPTPMNFTVEDIVSMSRYDTRPDRGRIAESLRLCGIEHLGVRKFEALSGGERRLVMIAGALYQGTDIIMLDEPTTFLDVDKEIRILDLITDLKKLGKTVIVVIHDLNILRRICNRVILLRDGKVVDQGYPSKIFTSETLAKVYGSSFISFSTPEGIVWKPFNRVADREVKILVIEEEFSMYGLAYNIWKTGLLVRRVLVDGDSRGTDALIHEIDSISADTNFVILTRRSLDIMGKGMEELILKFSSRGKLMFIVDYESESNKAIIPDRDLYFRIFGVEKSVTDICREVHEACISLSSPAREDD
- a CDS encoding iron chelate uptake ABC transporter family permease subunit — encoded protein: MDSNKRLRGRLLARNKITSTIWLFIILLLTIFFTVYSTMIGPVKISPLEVLKVFVSQIPFIGGMFHLNISQTTDIIVVYLREPEVLGALVVGATLGTGGAVVQSIFRNPITEPYIIGISSGAALGAVSAIVLSITIFGLFSIQAMAFIFSLIVVFIVYIFSFREGKTPPTFLLLTGISVSFFISSIVGLLIYSNIKLAGTAFFWLMGSFQGITWSELGPVAIVMLLAFIAEWAMSGQLNAFQLGEAYAHSIGVPVEKTKGILLALVTLSVSAAVSISGLIGFVGLLIPHICRLLFGGSNRIVVPASALLGGLYLLIANDIANTLLRGEVIPVGIVTGMIGIPFFLYLLRRMASGNYEN